ACTCCTCTATGTTCTGGCACCACAAACATTGGATCGTCCCTAACTTTGTGTCCTGTTACAATAGTCACCAGAACACACAGGGGTATTCTCCTCAATGGGGATATGGTTGGAAAGAAACCCCTGACAGAGCTTCTGATCCCTCAGCAGGCATCCTAACTGAAAGGGAGAACTCTAGCTTTAGATTCCCCCTGCAGTAGAATAAATAAGATGATTGACTTCCGTGGGCAGCACAGAGTGGTTACCGAGGTCCCTTTCTTCATAACCGTGtgtaatttatttgcttttgccattttGCACTTACCCTGTTCTTGGTGCACCTCTCTGTAATAATTTCGAAGCCATTTTTTTATGATTACCTGTCATACATATCGTAGTGGCAGCTCACTGATTGATTGGTAATGAAATCTTGTGATTTGTCAGTTGAGCACAATGTCCCTCACTGGTGTCAGTAGGTAACAGATCCTGTGAAGTATTGCCAAGCCTGCGAGTTGTGACTTTGACTTGTGTGATAGGTTAGGTCTCATATATGGAGTTATAATGTTCAAATTAGCAATCTATACCATGACTCTAAATATCTTCCTTGTGTTTTATGGATACGAAGCTTCTATGCTACCACCAGTTTATCTACTTCTTTTcggttattatttattttacatcaatCTGCTATATATACTATGTATTTGTATTCTTCCTGTATACATAACCCTATATATAGGATTAATAGGATAATTACTCGCGATTAAGTACTTGATTTACAAGTCAGTGAGGCTCAACCTGTTTGTGTGACGCTTGTCATACATTTTGTTGTAATAGCAGAACTGTGATATGAATGACAGGTGTGATATAGAGGCTATAATTGTGACTTTTTGCTTAGTATTTGTGGTGACTAAGTATTCCGGCTATTACCAGTTGTGAGTCAGGATATTTCTTTTACTTGTCATTGTTGTGGGTTAAAAAATATCCCTTGCAGATGTGAAATATTAGGACTAGCCACtgaatttcataaaaaaacacaaacctagCTGCTTTAATTTGTgccaattagaaaaaaagattgcctgattatttgtttgctttagatCTTCGCTTTTCAGTTGTCCTCTGGTCCCAAAATCTACAAGGTTGGATTCACACTGTTGTGCTGCTCATTGGTGTTCTGCGGTGTCTTTCCTAATAAAACCCCAAAGCACCTTTCCAGCACACAGGTAATAAATTACTGTGCAATGCGATGCACTGTGTTACattcattcatttgaatgggcttcCCTAACACAACCCATGTTATTATGCCTGCACCAACAGAGTGAGCACAATGTTGTCAATCTAGTCTTAGGACTGAAGCAAACCATGGTTCATATTAAAATAGGGTTGGCTGCATTTTCCACAATGCAACTCATAGAACCGCTGTGTGCCTTCAGCGTTGATTGGGGCGCCGCAATgcgttttgttttttgctatgcATGTATGAAGAGTCATTTTGTGTGGCTCTTTTTaggtagttacatagttacaatgCATTGCTGGAACTAATATTACTCCACCTGTGCATATGTAAGGTTTCCTGTAGGACTTAGGATGTGTTTAGAAAATGCTGCTTTTGCTAATTTGTCTTTTATACACAGGATACCAAAGAGTTGATGCATAATTAATAAACCTGGAATTTTCAGGAGGATTTTAGTTTTCACCTTTCAAGTTCAGTCCATCCTGAGTCCATCCTACGTGTCCCTGTATTCCAACTTCAAAACCCACCACATCCTCCTCAGCTGTTTACTTCCTCCCGGTCACAATCATTGTAGCGCTGGCTGTACTCAAAGAATTTCTGCCATATACCATATAGGTCTATAGGGGAGTGACTAGGGACGGCCAGCAATAAACTCATTTAACCCTAATGGGAAAACAAGAAGAGGTGCCATGCTGAGGTTAGTAGTCTAGAGAGGGTGGATTATTGCAGAGTTTTCTAAAAGGCAATCTGCTGTTATCTTCAGTTTTGTATGCTTTATTGGCATGCTTCTTCTGTACATTTAGCCATATTTGACTATTATTTGCTCAGGGGTAAGGACGGTGTGTTAGAGACCTGTAGCCCCTCACCTCCCCATATCCTCTCCTGAACAACGTGAGCTGGAATGGGGTTTGGAGCAGTGCATTCTTAGtctgatattttatttgctttatttatatttacttttaatttgtgCTCCCCTTCACCACCTTCCCGTATCTTCCTCATGCTCAAAACAGCCTATCAGTTCCAGCTTCTGGCTGCTTCACTCCTGTGTTGCTGTGTCTCCTCTGCTCTCAGCGAAAAGGCCATCCGTTCCGCCATATTGTTAGGATAACTGTCCTCCTTTGTAGACTCCCCAAAGAATGTGCCATTCACTGCAAATGTCTGATTTCTCTTTGCAAAATGAAACATTCCACAGGCATCTCAAGGATATTACTGTGATCTGCtactagtttaaaaataaaaccttttttttttggtttaggacAATATGCCATTATTGGCAGCCATCGCAAATCTtcatcagatacatttttatttctgaaacagGGCTCTGCCTCACAGATGAAATATTAATGTGTTGTAAGTGAGGTATGGCAGGGCCTAACGTTAATGGAATGGGATTAGGAAACCGTATGCTTACtcaatttcatatatataatatttatagggaaacaaaaatattgttaacTTAGCCCTTTTGATTGGTATCCAGCAAATGTAttctaaaactgtttattttgggGAACCTACAATGAATCATCATTACCTTAAAGTTTGGGATTTGTTTCATTCTTACGTTACCTTAGACATTAATGGCACAATACATACCTGCTGGAGCCTGtagtatataacatatttattgatttatatctTTTTGATACTATACACATAGCAATAATACATCTGGTGGAATTTTAAATCGCCCAACTCCCTACCAGTTGCATTTTATGggacatttactaaaaaaagcaGAGCAACTTTTCTTGAACCTATTTACTGAAATCTGCAATTGACAAATGATGAATAACAGCACTATAGCATTACTACCTCACTTGCTATATAGAAGTATTTagtttggttttgtacatttttattgctaaatCTGTTCATTGAACACGTTGGTAGAGTACCAAAGTTTTTAAACCATGCCAAaggttttattttgcaaagaagaaAGCAAACGAGTCTGCGTTGTGGAATCTCTTGAACAAAGGTGTCAAATTAACCTCTAACCTGTCCTCTCTGCATTGCAGGAGAAGAGAATCATGTCGCTGGACGCAGCCAACACAAGACTGATGAGCGCACTGACGCAAGTAAAAGAGCGCTATAGTTCACAAGTGAGGAACGGCATCTCTCCGACCAATCCTACAAAGTTATCTATTACAGAGAATGGGGAGTTGAAAAACAGCAGTTGCTAATGTCCATTGCGGAACTCTGTGCCATGGAGAAAATGCTGCTATACCAAATGACTAGCACCAATCTGTGGATGAGTGATACCGAACTTCGCCTTTGCGACTATGGGTGACATCCAGCCATACCGCACTGTACATATCCAGTATATATAGAGTGAATGCATTGTGCTCTGTACAGAAATTTACATGTAACATATCAGAAGGAAGTTAATAATATGTAGAAgatctttttatatgtataaaaaaggaaacatacctatttttatttgtgttatcttTCCATGAAGAAGAGTGGTATAAGAGAAAATATTCTAGTTGAAGGAGCTGTACATATCACAGCAATACACACACCTACACAAACTATAGAAATGACAGAATTGAAGAGAATTCTGGCTGGAGTGTTTTTCACCCGAAGCCTTGTTTGCTAGGCCATCACACCCCTCTCCAGCATGTTGCAGTTTTGTTCAGCTGGAGTTTCCTGAACACTAATAACTGCAAACGGAGGTCAAAATAGTGTGGTCAGGTCATTTCACTTATTCCTGGCACCAAATCCTGtcaaagcaaatcattttagattgttttaatttttttatgttgttggagtttacagatctgtaaatatgtatattttggttGTAAAGTGAGATTCTACCGTTCACATATTTGATGTCATCAACATACACCACAGAAGAAGGGCAAATCAAGGCAGACTCGCTTCGGCGTGGCCAGTTTCAGGACTAGCGTGCACCTTCATCTATATTTTTATCCCAAAGGCTATAAATTCATATTATAACATTTGGATGCAGGACAGAAGTGATACTGCTACTGACATATTTACTTTAGAGAATAAGCACTGAAAATCTCTGTCTTACATGTAAGGTAGAGGAACACCTTGtaacaatagcatttttttcagttttctttctcCGGATGTCATGCTTAAACTCTACTGCCAGACATGTTTTCATTTTCTCCATCTTCACTGGCAGTTTAAGTATTAAGCTATGCAATGCCTCTCACAGGCTGGAAACAGAAGGTTAAAATTTCAGACATTGaagcatttttgtgaaaatgaaatGCAGTGGTAGCCCTGGTTGTTACAGAATGTTTCATGTTTTGTACCTGTTATTTGGGGATTGGCTATTGATTAGGAGATTCTACACTGGTGAAAGAACCCTCTATGTTTCAACTTCTATGAATGTGAAGATGAGACTGGGCttggtatttataaagcataaGAACTGTTGAactgtatttgtaataaaacaaattgcaaaaaattagAGTACATGTGTCCTTTGCCCAGTGGAGGAACCATTTTGTATGATGAGTTATACAATCCAGTTATATAAAAGGATGGGCAGATAGGTGGTGTTAAGTCCGGGATCCAGCTTCCAAACATCTACATTATGAACCTTGTTTTACATTgtaactaaagccaaaaaaacattaaatctatTACATCTTACCACTCCACAAATGTGGTAGCTACACTCATTTTCAGTTTCAGCACATTTTTGGCAAGTGCGGAACAGGCCTGGTGATCTTTCCATGagctaaaaagaaagcaaaaataaatgcatctGTTATAAACTATTGGTCCTACCAGCCCTTATGTAAAAGACATGTGAAGTCAGGCTTGGGGGATAGCTATGCTCCATCCATTGATACAGTGAAGGAGTAAACACAGCCACCCATGAAAAGAAAGTGTGTTATTAGAATTATGGGAGATAAAAActgaacataaaaaacaaatgccacCTCTTCATGGTAAGGTgcagaattacatttttggtttaggtACAATATAAGGGTGCTGAAGGCAAGGATTTCTAAACCACCTCCTGAACATGTTAGTTCCCTGCCAGTGATGATGACCATGTGAATAAAATACACTGTGGGCTAAAGACCTAGAACATGCTGCTCATCCTGTACCTGTTCCAGGTCACTGCCCTAGAAAAGTGAAGATGCCAGTGAATCAGGTGGACAGCCAGACAACCATCGTTATTTTTCAAAGACAAAGTTTTTACACACAGGCCGCTTTCTTGTTCTTGTGTATGTGTCCTAAACCTGCATTCACAATAGGAAGGCATAGGAGTGTAGGGTACCTTATATTGTGTACATACACATTGTGGATCTAAACAAGAAGTAAAAGCGTCAGAAAGACCTACCAAATCTTTTCCATCTTCCCTCTGTAAAGCCTTTTCCATATATGTTGGCAGGCACATTGAATTCGGAGTTCATTGAGGtcctctttatttatatatttttgtattgcactTTGTTGCCTCTGGATAAAGCTTCTTCCTAAGGGGGGATATAATCGGCAACAATACTTCAATATTTAACCTCATCTTACTCTATCTGAAATTGGAACACAAATGGTTTTAGATTGGAATTACCTTAATACTTTGAAACCAGATCTGATACCGGGATCTGATCTCAATGGAAGTAGATAAATGTTAGGGATATATCTGGCCCTGGATGCTTTCTAAAGTTAGGCAGAAAACTCCTTTGATGAAACACAATATCGCACTCCACATTTTTCTTGCTAATCACTTTTCATAACTGTTTAGTGGGGCAGAAACCTTTAACCTCGAGCACTTAACAATTACAATTTTCTTTCATCTCGACAAACCCAAAGTAACAGTGGGATTGGGTCATTAGTAAATAAGTTGAGTGACATCGCTGCTAACCAGAGGCAGAGCTAACAATTTGTAGAAATGTGGCCGAAACTGGATCCCAAAATCTGCCATGGGCTAATTACATGGTGTGAGAGACTAATCTAATAACTGCTGTTTGATATGAGACTAAAACTGTATgcggttgttgttttttttatttatttatttgtgtaccaTAATTCCCTTCCTCTGTTTCTCTCACTTTATTTACTTCACCTCTGTAACATCCAGGGATTTTGTGGATAACAAAGCGGTTTTTGAAACCATCAAGGAAATTAgctattttaatattgttattatctacaataaaatgaaacttcTGTACTTAATGACGTGAGTGAAGTTTgatttataatttacatatattaatgttttttacttCATTTGTATTTTACAGCATTCTTGTGTAGTTCTCCAGCTGAGTTCTACTGTGCAGaaactgcataatgacaacttaACACTGTTATGTCAATAACCAAAGCTGAAAATTCCCTTTCTGCTTTTCATGTTATTCTACACACAGCGTCTTCTGTGCTCCTTATGAATTATTTCTTTTACAACCATTGGACATTATGAAGAATGATTTCATTGAACTAGGTAAGATTGGGTAGTTAGAAAAAGTATGTTATTCCCTGGTTATACAATATATCTTACATTTAcatgttcaaaagaaaaaaaaaattgtgcagaacATGTCTGCGCCCAACCTTCGGATCAAGGACCACATTAGAGAACCCCCTGTAGTCTCTGCTTTCTTTACCTAGATGGTTACTTTGGCCAGGttctagtaaataaataatttgctttataGCTTTATATTTTAGTGCTGTTGGGGATGCAAAAATGTTAGAACAGCCCTGCAGTGGAAGCTGCTTTTGTGGTATCCAGGCCAGGGAAAGTATAGAAGCTGTGACTGGTGTGGGTGACATTTTAGAAGCACCTCACTAAGACACTGCATACATTTGTTACGGCCTTACGAATGGGTGAATAGAGTAACAACTTCTAAACGCTTCTTATGAAGAAAATGCTTTTGACTCTGGCTGAAATAGAGTAACAGTCAGACGACAATAAAACATCTCTGGCGCTGTACCTGCTGTTAACAAGATCTCTGTTTCCTTGCAGGGAGAACGCTGAGATTTTACACTAATTCTTCTGACAGAACACCTAATTTACACTGTGAAGgtgattatttattttgtgtatgacaAGTCTTTATTGATTTAATCACTTTGATGAGAAGCAGAAAAGGGGTTTTTACATGTTTCTATACACAATTagttatttcatattatattgttttttttgtgtgtagctGAATATAAATTACTGATTTGTACAAGCTATTGTTTCTGACCCAAGAAATAGCTGCATGAGTAGGAGGAGGACATCTGCCTTGTTCTGAAAGTATTACCCTGTAATAAAAGAATGATCTCTAATATCTTCAGTTGGAGaaaagtgttttaatatttaatgttttttgataaTTTCCCTATGGGAAGCAAATACAACTTTGTAGTCAACCTAGCACACAATTCCCAACACTTTTGCTGATGCAGCCTTATACATCTTTATTTGAAAAGTGGTTTGTTTGGTATAGATCTTTTTCAATCCATTAAACTGTAACAGCcgtaaaaatgtattatggttTTTGGTTTGTTGCATTTCTTATCACCACCAGTTTAAATTGTGCTCCAGGAATGTTTGTGGACAGAAATCTTTCCATCTGTAAGAAATGAAACATTCTGAATGAAGCTTCTAGTACTTAGGCTGCTTTAGctgaatataacattttaatgtgtgGTTTAATTTTgctatatgtaaatatgtattttttgatcaaaatttaaaaaccattgaagccaaggaaagcaaaaaaatctaTCACTTCCAAATGGAGGTCAGCACTGGCAATCTAAATGTTTGTCCAAGCGCAGATTTGTTAGTGGCAAAATAGAGACCTTATGCTATTCACATCTGTGATCCAGATCCCATGAGCCACCAAAACAAGgtgtaaaatcaaatattttaattattttatatagttgcagttttcttttctctgaaatTACAGAGTAGTTATGTTTTGTGGTCATTTTATCAGGATATGAATTCATACTTCCTATTTAATGTGCTTCCAGTTCTAAGTTGAATTGACCAGACGTTTTTATGCACATGGGAAGGAAACCCGAGGACACTCATCTGTCTCTGCAAGATTAGATTAGTTTTGCTCACAGTGTCAGACTTTGTAAATGGCACAATAaggtgtaaaaaattaaaatataacattttgataGACGTGTCATTATCAGTTACAGATTAAAGTACAGAGGGGTAAGCATACAAGCAATGTGTGAATTGAGTTTCCTCAAAGTAATTTAAGCTTTTTATATTGAAAGTTCAGTAAAATGCAGCCGATTTGTATGAAATCCATGTATGTTGGGTTATCTTCCTATTGGATATTCAATTCATAGTAACCTTTGTATAACATAAACATGTAAAGTTTCAGAATAGTATTTTGTCTTTACCACATCTGCAAGGGAATTTGTAGCGGTTGTGAGATCTGTTCCAGAGGCAACTGTGAAATCCACCTTGAAGACCAACCAATCAAACTCTGTTGAAGAAGAGAATACAGGTATTATACATATACGTAAGTCCCAAAAGCAAGAAATCTACAGATTTTACAAATGTCCTTATTCATAAATTGTAATATGCTAAGACAAGCCATATCTGTCAGAGAAATAATATCTCATACCAAGCCATGCTTCCTTCCTGCAGAACAACTTGGACGTTGATGTTTTTAAGCAGTGCTATATTTTCAGTGATTCATGACCCCAGATTTGTGAGTTGTTTTACGCCTCTCTATACTAATACCTGTGTTCTACAGGTGGTACACGTAAACCTGGTCCTAATGGCTAGATGTGAGTGTTAACGTAGGACAAAGACAACCAACCACAGCCGTTTCAGCAAAGTACAGAGGGGTTCAAAAAAGAAGAATTCCTGTTGTTTTTAAGGAATAATATGtgaacttttataatatattaataacatcTTTTAAATATGGCactctctggaggaaccatggttgaaaaacactgactaTAACTAAActagagaaatatatatacaccgtGAGGAAAAtaggtatttgatcccctgctgattttgtacgccTGAGAAAGAAATACCCactctataattgtaatggtaggttttttgtaggtgtgagagacaaaataacaacaaaagaaccctcaaaaacccagcgctcaaaagtcagagcttgatgtgcattgtaatgagtgggATAAGTATTtaatcccttcgcaaaagatgacttagtacttggtggcaaaccccttgttagCAATTACAGAGGTCAGActtttcttgtagttggccaccaggtttgcacacttaggagggattttgtcctactcctctttgcagatcctctctaagtcagtaaggtttcaaaGCTGATGTTTgacaactcgaaccttcagctctcttcacagattttctatgggattaaggtctggagactggctagcccactccaggaccttcatgtgcttcttcttgagccactcctttgttgccttggccatgtgttttgggtcattgtcatgctggaatacccatccatgacctatcttcaatgccctggctgagggaaggaggtgctcaccgaAGATTTGATgatacatggccccgtccattgtcccttcgatgcggtgaaggtgttcTGTCCCCTTAGCataaaaacacccccaaagcataatgtgtccacctccatgtttgacggtggggatggtgttcttggggtcataggcagcattcctcctcctccaaacatggcgagtttagttgatgccaaagagcccAGTTTTgatctcatctgaccacaacactttcacccagttctcccaTCATTCAGATGTTCGTTGGCAAACTTCAAACGGGCCTGTACATATGCTGTCTtgatttcaggccttcagggtgcagtgtgttaccaattgttttcttggtgagtatggtcccagctgccctgagatcattgacaagttccccccgtgtagttctgggctgcttcgtcacagttctcatgatcattgtaactccacgaggggagatcttgcatggagccctagaccgagggagattgacagttattttgcgtttcttccatttgcgaattatcgcgccaactgttgtcaccttctcaccaagctgcttggcgttagtcttgtagcccagtccagccttgtgtaggtctacaatcttgtccctgacatccttggacagctctttagTCTTGGCCATGGttgctagtttggaatctgattgattgattgcttctgtggacaggtgtcttttatacaggtactgtaacaagcttggattaggagcattCCCTTACGGAGATTGCTCCTAAACTCAgttcgttacctgcatacagggaagacagctgggagcctgaaatcttgctggttgatagggcatcaaatacttatttcactcattacaatgcacatcaagctctgacttttgagcactgcgTTTTTGGGGGTTCTTTTGTTGGTgttttctgtctctcacagctacaataaacattacaattatagactggtcatttctttgtcagaaggcaggggatcaaatacttctttccttcaCCGTATATTGCAGCCTAATCCTTAGATGTGGCTACAATCATTTTTGGCTTCTTTTTTCTACATGCACAAAAGGTAACTTTTGATTCTAGAAGTCTGGTGTAACACCTCCCCGATGTAATTGAGATAAGAAAATTGGGAGGTGTTTGTACTCAGAATCAAGAGAGCAGCCTGGGGTGACCACGCTGCTTCTCTGTAGTTATAGCACACTAAATATGCAAAATGACCCTAGAAAAGGAATTGTGTTgctgctgcaatatattttttgattgtttttgtgtttagatttgctttacattttttgtgaccCTCCTCCCTTCTGGGCTCTAGGAAAAAGTTTTCTAggcaacttttttcaaaataatccTTATTGATTGATAAAGACTGTCTATAATGAATTTTATTAATGAGCAGACTCTACAGGATAAGAAATTCTAATTTCTCCATGCATGCTAGAAAGAAGATTCTGTCAGGTTTCCAGCAGGCTGCACAGTGAGTATCTTGAAATAGGTAGGTACATAATAAGGGGAGAAAGTCTGCTTTGGTTAAACAGAGTAATTTAAAGCATATTACTAAAAGTACAgttattctttatataaaagtgaaatatttagaAAACCCAAAACATTAGTAAACCTCAAATTCAACCtcaccacttcctcatgccagttaAATTGCTGACGCGAGGAAAAAGCTACAAATTgtagccccatggagaatgaatgggggcagcagtgagctgcTGTATGAACCAGGTATCAAATGTTTAAGAACCAGCAATGTTGCCAAAGAGGCTGGAAAgatgccagctgccaggagccatGTGGGATCACTCAATCCTGAAGGCAAGTCTGAACCTACCCTAACTTAGAACAAAGAAATAATCCAAAGCTGGCCACATTCATTGCAGTTTGATTTACACTGTCCTTTAGTGTTACCAAAAATTATACAGTGCAAGGCCCTCAAAAACGAAATAGTGTAGGTAGGCCCTCACACTACGTAGAGAATTGTTCTAATCAGAACTCAATGTGTGACATTAGAGATCATACAGAATGTTTTCGTTTTACAGCTTTGGCACACTTCTCGAACATTACTAACTTAGAGggtttttttatctttagaaaCTTTTTCCAGTGATTCTTCTGGAAGTGGAATCCTAATCACAGAAGAACATTACCTAAAGAGTAAGCTTACATTGCAGATATGACCACCAGGTGGTGCTCATATGCCTAACGTGGTTGGATTTGTTGCAGGATTACTGCTGTGCCAAGGTGGTGGtgaatattaattatatatacaaagcaaatcattttgaaaataaaagggTTTCCACTTCTTTAAAAATAGGATTAGAAACCATTCTGTCACAATGATGCACAGTTGCCTTTCACATTTCTCTGCTGCCCTCCAGCCATGTACACATAGTGAAACGTTTGCATCAGAGACTTTAGTGTTGACTCTGGCTAGAAAGacatacaaaatatacagcaaattcCTGATTCTTAATGGGAGCATCATCAACTTTGCCTATCAAGCTTACCTGTCATACAAGGAGCTGCAGACAGTAAAAAAACTGGATGCCgcataaaagagaaaaagagaagagtaaattagtgtaaaaaagtaatacataattGTCACTATTGAAGAATAATCTTTTTGGTTTTTGCTCAAGGAACTGCTAGCAAcgtctgaaggaaccctggttgccAGTTTCCCTCACTATCTTCATGCTTTTGTATACCGAAGCATAACTAACCGGCTCCCTGTGCTGTTTCTCCTTTTATCTTAATGAGCTGTGCTGTACAGTAAAAGGCTCAAGGCATATTTTAGGTCAAATTCAGACATTTATGCgcctaaaatacaataaatgatgaaataatgATTGGAGCACTCTATAAActtgtatgtaatataaaaaaaagtttaacaaatgaAATTCAACCAGTCAACTCTAAAGTCTAAATAATTTGACACAAGATTACAAAGTATAAGACAGGAAACTGAATCagtaaagttttatatttcattatgaaCAGCTTTTACTTTTCCAAATAGATAAAAGTTTAGTTTATGTACCTGCAGTAATTAGTGATGGAAGAAACCTGGGAAAATCCATTCCTTCAGAGTCCGAAGTGTCATATCTTGTGGGACcttcacaaaacaataaaataaaacatttcatttttttaatatttggttatATACCCAAATTTTATGGAAATTAAACTTCCAGCATCCTCTCTATACAGACaatacacaaagaaatattttgccTAATCAAAGATTGCAATTTATTTACTATTCAAAGACCAAGACCAGTTACTATATAACATTATAATGCAGTTTGGTAAAGGCACCCATATCTGTAATCTGGTTGATTTAAATAGGTGAGTGTAGAGAATTTGTGCAATTGCAGTGTCATGTGTTCCCAGCTAACACCTACAGAGGTTCGTGTGAGATGAAAATATATCTAAGCACAAGAAGGGTTAGGAATGGGGATCTACTCTGCCTGGCTGCCTTATAGTACAGTAATCCTATCCCTAAGTGAAATATGAAGTATAggtaccccccccccacccttgcTGCCTTATAGCGCAGTAATACTACCCCCAGGTGAGGTATAAAGTACAGGTAACCGCCCCACCCTCTTTCTCTGCCTGGCTGCCAATTTATAAACTAATCCTACCCCCAAGTAAAACATAAGGTTATGTAACGCTCACCTCCTCCCCCTGGCTGTCTGTTTTATTCAGCATTGAACTGGTCCTGCTGGAAATGACAGAATAAGGGTGAGCAGTGCCAAGCAGTTACTAAGAACAGCTGCCAGAGCAAGACATGGAGACAGGTAGTGGCTTTAAAAGGTTGGAGGTGATATGCAGTGCtgcagtaaaaaacacaattttataatGCAAAGTATTGTAGGAAGCTAAATGTCTTCTAGTTAgggtttatatttacttttgaGGGAGAATGGGGGACCTAGACAAGATAGTTAGTTTGATAAACACCCCCCGCCACCACTATTACAACTCCTTGTCCACCAAATTATATTGATAAGGACTT
This portion of the Pyxicephalus adspersus chromosome 8, UCB_Pads_2.0, whole genome shotgun sequence genome encodes:
- the LOC140336556 gene encoding uncharacterized protein; this encodes MRSEISKFFPNLRHPILHLCTVSSGDVRRTRKKKGEDVSAWPKAGTGIDAGPDGRNQTDRLLCGFEGPTRYDTSDSEGMDFPRFLPSLITAVFLLSAAPCMTEFDWLVFKVDFTVASGTDLTTATNSLADVMERFLSTNIPGAQFKLVVIRNATNQKP